A genome region from Rubinisphaera margarita includes the following:
- a CDS encoding metal ABC transporter permease, with amino-acid sequence MFGLPYNTSVVLMGTALVGATCGVVGTFAVLRRRALTGDALAHAALPGVCIGYWLAGGQHLLLQFAGAFLTGLLAVFLIRLLPRISRTQTETAVAGVLSVFFGAGVVLRRMIQNSGQFTGGGGFDAFLFGSPGSLLIRDVYLIGAVCICTVLVVALTFRLSVGVAFDSGFLSVQGLPTVWIDWMHLLLLTTTIVVGLPAIGVVMIVALLITPAVTARLWSDHLRVIIVIAAFIGAGSAAAGAVFSSLDTRVPAGATTVLVATACYVISLAIRQSIRFQDASEHSTQA; translated from the coding sequence TTGTTCGGCCTTCCCTACAACACCTCCGTGGTCCTCATGGGCACCGCTCTCGTGGGAGCGACTTGCGGAGTAGTCGGCACGTTTGCCGTTCTGCGAAGGCGGGCTCTGACCGGAGATGCCCTGGCTCATGCGGCATTGCCGGGCGTGTGCATAGGATACTGGCTGGCCGGCGGGCAGCATTTACTGCTGCAGTTTGCCGGGGCTTTTCTCACGGGATTGCTGGCGGTCTTTCTGATTCGACTGTTGCCAAGAATCAGCCGGACCCAAACCGAGACCGCAGTCGCCGGCGTATTGAGCGTCTTCTTTGGAGCCGGGGTCGTGCTCCGAAGAATGATTCAGAACAGCGGACAGTTCACGGGGGGGGGCGGTTTCGATGCCTTTCTGTTTGGTTCGCCAGGCAGTCTGCTGATTCGCGATGTCTACCTGATCGGGGCGGTCTGCATCTGCACTGTTCTCGTCGTGGCGTTAACGTTCCGACTCAGTGTTGGCGTCGCCTTCGATTCCGGTTTTCTGTCTGTGCAGGGATTGCCGACCGTGTGGATCGACTGGATGCATCTGTTGCTGCTGACGACGACGATTGTCGTCGGGTTGCCGGCCATCGGAGTGGTGATGATTGTGGCTCTGCTGATAACGCCCGCCGTAACCGCCCGCCTCTGGTCCGATCATTTGCGAGTGATCATTGTGATCGCGGCTTTCATCGGAGCGGGTTCGGCTGCAGCAGGAGCCGTGTTCTCCTCGCTCGACACCCGGGTTCCCGCCGGGGCGACAACCGTTCTTGTGGCGACGGCCTGTTACGTCATCAGCCTGGCGATCCGACAGTCGATCCGGTTTCAGGATGCGAGCGAACACTCCACTCAGGCATGA
- a CDS encoding GspE/PulE/PilB domain-containing protein, translating to MAIDVYKQWLGIPEEFRPPNHYQLLRLVDFEDDPEKIRGHYKKLNALVRQYATGDYMIESQDLLNELAKAMLCLTDTHRKREYDESLGREFAEPETSGGQPLLRYLAVNGEISKGQISEIKEFADRRGLTHRDAVVQMKLATPDKAAEALAQELGRPFVDLESTLPDDNVLDQVPRKLVKRYSILPLFVDDDVVLIAATDEPDHELEDEFRLRFGKPMRAVIATPLQINQAIAKYYAPGARDEAVAIQNVSGGGKKSKSRSTKTGTAKPVEDMSDAEKREKKMLGYIILCWATIGAAVVDQFVIKEYLLPRWSFFVGLVLIVPPVTFFLIKDSHLKLK from the coding sequence GTGGCAATCGATGTCTACAAGCAGTGGCTTGGCATTCCGGAAGAATTTCGCCCGCCCAACCACTACCAGCTGCTTCGGCTGGTCGATTTTGAAGATGATCCCGAGAAAATTCGGGGGCACTACAAGAAGCTGAACGCGCTGGTTCGGCAGTACGCCACCGGGGACTACATGATCGAGTCGCAGGACTTGCTCAACGAGTTGGCCAAGGCGATGCTCTGCCTGACTGACACGCATCGTAAACGCGAATATGATGAGAGTCTGGGCCGCGAATTCGCGGAGCCGGAAACGAGCGGTGGTCAGCCGCTGCTGCGGTATCTGGCTGTGAATGGCGAGATCAGCAAAGGTCAGATCTCCGAGATCAAGGAATTTGCCGATCGTCGTGGGCTCACGCACCGCGATGCCGTCGTGCAGATGAAGCTCGCCACTCCGGACAAAGCCGCCGAGGCTCTGGCCCAGGAACTCGGACGCCCCTTTGTCGATCTGGAATCGACGTTGCCGGACGACAATGTACTCGACCAGGTCCCTCGAAAACTGGTCAAACGGTATTCCATCCTGCCGCTGTTCGTCGACGACGATGTCGTGCTGATCGCAGCCACGGATGAACCTGACCATGAGCTGGAAGACGAATTCCGTCTGCGTTTCGGTAAGCCGATGCGAGCGGTGATCGCGACGCCGCTGCAGATTAATCAGGCCATCGCCAAGTACTACGCCCCGGGAGCCCGGGACGAAGCCGTCGCGATCCAGAACGTGTCCGGCGGCGGTAAGAAGTCGAAATCCAGGTCGACCAAGACCGGCACGGCGAAGCCGGTCGAAGACATGTCTGATGCCGAGAAGCGTGAGAAGAAAATGCTCGGCTACATCATCCTCTGCTGGGCAACCATCGGCGCAGCTGTCGTTGACCAGTTTGTGATCAAGGAATACCTGCTTCCCCGCTGGAGCTTCTTCGTCGGCCTGGTCCTGATCGTTCCGCCCGTTACGTTCTTCCTGATCAAGGACAGCCACCTCAAGTTGAAGTGA
- a CDS encoding sigma-70 family RNA polymerase sigma factor, which produces MTRTPLRPRTRRRRLSSSVQNPLETYLREINETALLTADEEKDLARRIAMGDVEARDRMVRANLRLVVNIARGYSSKGLPLQDLIEEGNLGLLRAVEGFDPDMNTRFSTYASYWIKQSIKRALVNCAKTIRIPAYMVELLSKWRKATARLQDELNRTPTAEEVARELDIPKKKLGIVKKAIQLYNTTPQSDDDENGWSLGEMVADTREDGPEADLLNADNLKHVYRMLDEMEDRQATILRMRFGLEDEEPKTLKQIGESLGLTRERVRQIEQEALNRLNRGLLGD; this is translated from the coding sequence ATGACTCGCACTCCTTTGCGTCCCCGGACCCGCCGCCGACGGTTATCGTCGTCGGTTCAGAACCCTCTCGAAACTTACCTGCGTGAGATCAACGAGACGGCTCTGTTGACAGCCGACGAGGAAAAGGATCTGGCCCGCCGCATCGCCATGGGCGATGTCGAAGCCCGCGATCGCATGGTCCGCGCCAACCTGCGACTGGTCGTGAACATCGCTCGCGGCTATTCGAGCAAAGGCCTGCCGCTGCAGGACTTGATCGAAGAGGGGAACCTCGGACTGCTGCGAGCCGTCGAAGGGTTCGACCCCGACATGAATACGCGGTTCAGTACCTACGCCAGCTACTGGATCAAGCAATCGATCAAACGGGCTCTGGTCAACTGCGCCAAGACGATTCGGATTCCCGCCTATATGGTGGAACTGCTTTCGAAATGGCGAAAGGCGACCGCCCGTCTGCAGGACGAACTGAATCGCACGCCGACCGCTGAAGAAGTGGCCCGCGAACTCGACATTCCGAAGAAGAAACTTGGCATCGTCAAGAAAGCGATTCAACTCTACAACACAACACCGCAGTCTGACGACGACGAAAACGGCTGGTCGCTCGGCGAGATGGTTGCCGATACTCGCGAAGACGGACCGGAAGCCGATCTGCTCAATGCCGATAATCTGAAGCACGTCTACCGCATGCTCGATGAAATGGAGGATCGCCAGGCGACAATTCTCCGGATGCGGTTCGGCCTGGAAGACGAGGAGCCAAAAACGCTGAAGCAGATCGGCGAGTCACTTGGACTGACCCGGGAACGCGTCCGTCAGATCGAACAGGAAGCACTCAACCGCCTGAACCGCGGACTACTCGGCGACTGA
- a CDS encoding ABC transporter ATP-binding protein — MPDTASIVDLKQLRYETANRQFQLQVDSFHLGSGESLAITGKSGSGKTTLLSLIAGLESPTSGSIRIQDEELSQLSTEQRNRFRLQRLGIIFQDFRLIEYLTLQDNISVTLRLGEVADKAANCDRVQKLAEQFEIGHLLKRYPHQVSHGERQRAAIARALFHDPALILADEPTGNLDPATAAIVLDLLLRVAKEGDHALLLVTHDHSCLDRFDRTIDMSSLNSAATAHA, encoded by the coding sequence ATGCCTGACACCGCCTCCATCGTCGATCTGAAGCAGCTTCGGTACGAAACCGCCAACCGACAGTTTCAGTTGCAAGTCGACTCGTTTCATCTCGGAAGCGGAGAGTCGCTCGCCATCACGGGCAAGAGCGGATCAGGCAAGACAACCTTGTTGTCGCTGATCGCGGGGCTCGAATCGCCGACATCGGGATCGATTCGAATTCAGGATGAAGAGTTGAGTCAGCTTTCGACCGAACAGCGGAACCGGTTTCGCCTGCAACGACTGGGCATCATCTTCCAGGACTTCAGGCTCATCGAGTACCTCACGCTTCAGGACAACATTTCGGTCACGCTGAGACTTGGAGAAGTCGCGGACAAAGCGGCGAATTGCGATCGGGTTCAGAAACTGGCGGAGCAGTTCGAGATCGGACACCTGCTCAAGCGGTATCCGCATCAGGTCTCGCATGGTGAACGTCAGCGAGCCGCGATCGCACGAGCGTTGTTTCATGATCCGGCACTGATCCTGGCCGACGAACCGACGGGAAATCTCGATCCCGCAACCGCTGCGATCGTGCTTGATCTGCTGCTTCGCGTGGCAAAAGAAGGCGATCATGCCCTGCTTCTGGTCACGCACGATCATTCCTGCCTCGACCGATTCGATCGCACAATCGACATGTCGTCACTCAACAGTGCAGCAACCGCTCATGCCTGA
- a CDS encoding heme-binding domain-containing protein, protein MNQTSPNPDEAQTPDLVRPKKGSIFRRIIVVAIIVFLALQLAPVDRHNPEVVADINAPDDVKHILRRACYDCHSNETKWPWYSYIAPGSWLMAKDVREGRDYLNFSEWGDYYEAEETPEFFLDECWGSIENGEMPLWFYIPMHPEAKLTEEDLAVLRKWCQIDESLAENETESEDDSE, encoded by the coding sequence GTGAATCAGACGTCCCCCAATCCTGATGAAGCACAAACTCCAGACCTTGTTCGCCCCAAAAAGGGAAGCATTTTCCGCCGCATCATCGTGGTGGCGATTATCGTGTTTCTGGCTCTGCAGCTCGCGCCGGTAGACCGCCACAACCCCGAGGTTGTCGCCGATATCAATGCTCCGGACGATGTGAAGCACATTCTTCGCCGCGCCTGCTACGACTGTCATTCGAACGAAACCAAGTGGCCCTGGTACAGCTACATCGCCCCGGGCTCGTGGCTGATGGCCAAGGATGTTCGCGAAGGCCGCGACTATCTGAATTTCTCGGAATGGGGCGACTACTACGAAGCCGAAGAAACGCCCGAATTTTTCCTGGACGAATGCTGGGGCTCGATCGAGAACGGGGAGATGCCGCTCTGGTTCTATATCCCGATGCATCCGGAAGCCAAACTGACGGAAGAAGACCTGGCCGTGCTGCGAAAGTGGTGCCAGATCGACGAGTCGCTGGCCGAGAATGAAACGGAGTCGGAAGACGATTCCGAATAG
- the acpS gene encoding holo-ACP synthase: protein MQILGLGTDIVEISRIASMIDRHADHFLDRTFSKSEIEYCSTKKNATQHYAGRWAAKEAVMKSFGTGFVKGIHWTEIEVISQPSGRPDVRLSGDTERFAADCGIAKILLSISHGKEYATATAIACSE from the coding sequence ATGCAGATTCTCGGACTCGGGACCGACATTGTCGAAATCAGTCGCATTGCGAGCATGATTGACCGGCACGCTGATCATTTTCTCGACCGGACATTCAGCAAGTCCGAGATCGAATACTGTTCGACCAAGAAGAATGCGACGCAGCATTACGCCGGCCGGTGGGCCGCCAAAGAAGCGGTCATGAAATCCTTCGGCACGGGCTTCGTGAAGGGGATTCACTGGACCGAGATCGAAGTGATCTCGCAACCCTCAGGCCGCCCGGATGTGCGTCTGTCAGGTGACACCGAACGGTTCGCCGCGGACTGCGGCATCGCGAAAATCCTCCTCTCGATTTCCCACGGCAAAGAATACGCAACCGCGACTGCGATCGCGTGCTCTGAATAG
- a CDS encoding diacylglycerol kinase: MSMSQVDELLTEQTGKPETRQRSAWRQRFVAAERGFTTCFRSSSTLFFYFFAVCTLISVAVVVELRVVEWALTIFCVLTALAAEMTYDSVQRFVHLEKKRLGLQTVELLNVICAACMMLICGSAITVLFVLAARIIELDWF, from the coding sequence ATGAGTATGTCTCAAGTTGATGAGTTGTTGACCGAACAGACCGGTAAGCCGGAGACGCGGCAGCGGTCGGCGTGGCGGCAACGGTTTGTCGCCGCCGAACGCGGTTTTACCACCTGCTTTCGTTCCAGCAGCACACTCTTCTTCTACTTCTTCGCCGTCTGTACGCTCATCAGTGTGGCAGTCGTTGTGGAGCTGAGAGTAGTTGAGTGGGCTCTGACGATCTTCTGCGTTCTGACCGCTCTGGCCGCGGAAATGACGTATGATTCCGTGCAGAGGTTTGTGCATCTGGAGAAGAAACGGCTTGGTTTGCAGACCGTAGAATTGCTCAACGTCATCTGTGCAGCCTGCATGATGTTGATCTGCGGTTCGGCCATCACCGTGCTGTTCGTGCTTGCCGCTCGAATCATCGAACTCGACTGGTTCTAA
- a CDS encoding Hsp70 family protein, whose translation MQFLEGNTVGIDLGTTYSSLSQLDEHGNPVAIPNADDRTITPSIVILSEEGQVVVGPTFERMSVEDPQRIIEAVKRQMGNKDFFVVYQGKKLTPEFISALILKKLKQDAEARIGPVANAVITVPYYFNDVRRKATQDAGRIAGLNVVDIINEPTAATLAYAWMKGELGIKKPDSKPKTIMVYDLGGGTFDVTVVQYTPTNFKVLATDGDVMLGGLDWTRRIVDHVSEQYLQKHGSDPREDPETLLQFTQECEDAKRQLSQNSQVPVSLYYQGKTLTVALTRSDFERMTGDLMQRTRDTTELVMQQAGVKPGQLDDIVLVGGSTYMPAVELMLKEVGGREPSRDVSPEEAVSQGAAIHAAILEARVTGGESRMAKAAIDRLQSVETADVNSHSLGIKITDPNERSRKINHIMIPKNTQIPFSVSQRFVTNAPNQRSIHVHILEGEAKDPSACTLIGDFRIVDLPPNLPQNSPVEVTYSYDSSGRINATARELTGNNEAATQIVRDSGLDSGGVDAMQVLASEYSVE comes from the coding sequence ATGCAATTTCTCGAGGGAAATACGGTCGGTATCGACCTGGGAACCACCTACTCTTCGCTTTCTCAGCTCGATGAACACGGTAATCCCGTCGCCATTCCGAATGCCGACGATCGCACGATCACGCCGTCGATCGTAATTCTCAGTGAGGAAGGCCAGGTGGTGGTCGGGCCGACCTTCGAACGAATGTCGGTTGAAGATCCGCAGCGGATCATCGAAGCCGTCAAACGTCAGATGGGCAACAAGGACTTCTTCGTTGTCTATCAGGGCAAAAAGCTGACGCCGGAATTCATCTCCGCGTTGATCCTGAAGAAACTCAAACAGGACGCCGAGGCCCGCATCGGGCCGGTTGCCAACGCCGTGATCACTGTGCCTTACTACTTCAACGACGTTCGTCGTAAGGCGACACAGGACGCCGGTCGAATCGCCGGTCTGAACGTGGTCGATATTATCAACGAGCCAACGGCGGCCACGCTGGCCTATGCCTGGATGAAGGGCGAACTCGGCATCAAGAAGCCAGATTCCAAGCCCAAGACGATCATGGTCTACGACCTCGGGGGTGGTACGTTCGACGTGACCGTCGTGCAGTACACGCCGACGAACTTCAAAGTGCTCGCAACCGACGGGGACGTGATGCTCGGGGGTCTCGACTGGACGCGGCGTATCGTCGACCATGTCTCCGAGCAGTACCTGCAGAAGCACGGCAGCGATCCTCGCGAAGATCCCGAGACTCTGCTGCAGTTCACGCAGGAGTGTGAAGACGCCAAGCGGCAGTTGAGCCAGAACTCTCAGGTTCCCGTGAGTCTGTACTACCAGGGCAAAACGCTGACGGTGGCTCTGACCCGGTCCGACTTCGAGCGGATGACCGGCGACCTGATGCAGCGAACCCGCGACACGACCGAGCTGGTGATGCAGCAGGCCGGCGTCAAACCGGGGCAGCTCGATGACATCGTCCTGGTCGGTGGTTCGACTTACATGCCGGCTGTCGAACTCATGCTTAAAGAAGTGGGGGGACGCGAGCCGTCCCGCGATGTTTCTCCAGAAGAAGCCGTGTCCCAGGGCGCTGCAATCCACGCCGCCATTCTCGAAGCCCGGGTGACCGGCGGAGAATCGCGAATGGCCAAGGCGGCGATCGATCGACTGCAGTCCGTTGAAACGGCCGATGTTAACTCGCACTCACTCGGGATCAAGATCACCGATCCCAATGAGCGTTCGCGAAAGATCAATCACATCATGATCCCCAAGAACACGCAGATTCCATTCAGCGTGTCTCAACGGTTCGTGACCAATGCTCCGAATCAGCGATCGATCCATGTGCACATCCTCGAAGGGGAAGCCAAGGATCCTTCCGCCTGTACGCTGATCGGCGATTTCCGGATCGTCGACCTGCCACCGAATCTGCCGCAAAACTCTCCTGTCGAAGTGACCTACAGCTACGACTCGAGCGGCCGTATCAACGCGACTGCTCGCGAGCTGACGGGGAACAACGAGGCGGCCACGCAAATCGTCCGGGATTCCGGACTCGACTCCGGTGGAGTCGATGCGATGCAGGTCCTCGCCTCCGAATACTCGGTCGAATAA